The genomic stretch ATCTACGACCCCGCGACCAACAGCTGGAGCACCGCCGACTCACTCGACACGCCGCGCCAGCGCCACACGGCGACCCCGCTCGAAGACGGGCGGGTGCTGGTCGCGGGCGGGATCGACTCGAGCTTCAGCGTCTTGGCGAGCGCCGAGATCTACGACCCCGCGACCAACAGCTGGAGCGCCGCCGACTCGCTCGACACCGAGCGCTACGAGCACACCGCCACCGCGCTCGACAACGGCCGGGTCCTGGTCGCCGGGGGGCGCGAGGAGGGAGGCAACCCGACGGTCAGCGCCGAGATCTACAACCCCGCGACCGACAGCTGGAGCGCCGCCGACTCGCTCGACACCGCGCGCAGGGAGCACACCGCGACCCTGCTCGACAACGGCCGGGTCCTGGTCGCCGGCGGAGCTGACTCAAGCGGCGCCGCCTTCGCCAGCGCCGAGATCTACAACCCCACATCCAACAGCTGGAGCGCCGCCGACTCGCTCGCCACGGCGCGCTACGACCACACCGCGACGCTGCTCGGCAACGGCCGGGTGCTGGTCGCGGGAGGGCGCGATTCGGGCGGCGCCCTGGCCAGCGCCGAGATCTACCTTCCTCCTGAGAGCTGGAGCGCCGCCGACTCGCTCGCCACGGCACGCAACGACCACACCGCGACCCGGCTCGAAGACGGCCGGGTCCTGGTCGCCGGGGGAGCCGGCCCGAGCGGCTTCCCCTCCGCCGGCGCCGAGATCTACGACCCCGCGAGCGCCGGCTGGAGCGCCGCCCAGTCGCTCGCCAGGGCGCGCTCGCAGTACACCGCGACCCTGCTCGACGACGGCCGGGTCCTGGTCGCCGCAGGATTCTCGGGCGGGGCCACAGGCAGCGCCGAGATCTACGACCCGGCGAGCGGCAGCTGGAGCGCAGCCCACTCGCTCGCCACTGCGCGCGGCGCGCACACCGCGACCCTGCTCGAAGACGGCCGGGTGCTCGTCGCGGGCGGGGAGGACACGAGCTTCCAACCGACGGCGAGCGTCGAGATCTACGACCCGGCGAGCGACAGCTGGAGCGCCGCCGACTCCCTCACCACGGCGCGCAGGTACCACACCGCGACCCTGCTCGAGGACGGCCGGGTCCTGGTCGCGGGGGGATTCTCGGGCGGCGCCGCCTCCGCCAGCGCGGAGATCTACGACCCGGCGAGCGACAGCTGGAGCGCCGCCGGCTCGCTCGTCACGGCGCGCTACCACCACACCGCGACCCCGCTCGCCGACGGCCGGGTCCTGGTCGCGGGAGGATTCTCGGGCGTGCCGCCTCCGCCAGCGCGGAGATCTACGACCCGGCGAGCGACGACTGGAGCGCCGCCGGCTCGCTCGCCACGGCGCGCTACCACCACACCGCGACCCCGCTCGCCGACGGCCGGGTGCTGGTCGCCGGGGGAATCGGCTCGGGCGGCGCCGCCTCCGCCAGCGCCGAGGTCTACAACGCCGCCACCGGCGACTGGAGCGCCACCGACTCGCTCGCCACCGCGCGCAGCGACCACACCGCGACCCTGCTCGAGGACGGCCGGGTGCTCGCCGCGGGGGGACTCAGCGGCGGCGCAGCCCTCACGGCGACGGAGCTGTACGACTACCACGGCCCCGCCGCCCGCCTCACCCCGACCACCCGCGGCTTCGGCTCGCAGTCGATCGGCGTCGGCCCGACCGCCGAGCAGGACCTCGAGCTCGAGAATGCCGGTACCGCTGAGCTCGCGATCGACTCGATCGCGCTCGGCGGCGCCGACCCTGGAGACTTCGCCCTCGACGACTCCGACTGCGCCGGCTCCGGTCCGGGTCAGCACGCCGGGACGCTCGCCGCCGGCGACAGCTGCACCGTCACGGCGAGCTTCGATCCTTCGACGACCGGTGACAAGCGGGCCCGGCTCCTGGTCGAGAGCGACGGAGGGCAGGACTCGAGCGTGCTCATCGGTACCGGCACCGAGGATCCGCCCTCAGTTCTGACGGCGCCCACCATCCCCAACGGCGCGGCCCCGATGATGGGACAGCGCCTGGACGCCGCGCGCGGGCGCTGGACCAACCAGCCGACGTCCTACGCCTTCCAATGGGTGCGCTGCAACGCGGACGGCGTCACGGGCTGCACCGACCTCGCGGGCGCGACGCGCAACCGCTACGTGCCGGGCGCGGCGGACGTCGGGGGAACCCTGGTCGTGCGAGTGGTGGCGCACAACCAGTTCGGCGACAGCGCCCCGGCCGCGAGCGCACCGACCGGCGTGGTGCAGCCGTCGGTGCCCGTGCTGCGTACGGCGCCGATGGTGCCAGCGGGCACGCCGCGCGTGGGCGTCAAGATCGGTGGCCGCGCCGGCGCCTGGTACGCGGGGCCCACGGGCTACCGCTACCAGTGGTTGCGCTGCGATGCGGCGGGCGACAACTGCGTCGCGGCGGCCGCGGAGCGCACCAGCACCCGCGACGTCAACCCCTACGTCCCCACCGCGCTGGATGCGGGGGGCACGCTGCGCCTGCGCGTGGTCGCGGTCAACCAATTCGGCGACAGCGCACCGGCCACGACCGCGCCGACCGGGGTCGTCGCGCACACCGCCCCCGAGATGCTTGTGGCCCCGCGCGTGCCGAGTGGTTCGCCGCAGGTGGGGGTCAAGGTCGCCGGCCGGTCGGGATCATGGACCGATCTCCCGACGTCCTACCGCTACCAGTGGCTGCGCTGCGATGCCGCGGGCGACAACTGCGTCGCGGCGGCCGCGGAGCGCACGAGCACCCGCGACTTCAACAACTACGTCCCCACCGCGCTCGACGCGACGCGCACGCTGCGCCTGCGCGTCGTGGCGGTCAACGAGCTTGGGGAGAGCGCACCGGCCACGACCGCGCCGACCGGGGTCGTCGACGGAGGTACCTGAGGCCGGGCCGAGCCGCTTCGTCGGACGATGCCGGCCTCGGGGATCGGCGTGATTGCAGTGGACCTACGGTAAGGCCGACGGATCGACAGACAGCAAGGGCAGGAGGGGAAGCATGCGGGGCCACGACCAGCGCACGGTGCTCTCTAACCCCGCGCGATGATGTGCTTCACGACGTGTTCGGCGTCCCGGCCGGCTCCGAGGATCAGCATCGAGCTGAACGCGTACTGGAACGCCAGCCCCGTGAAGTAGAGGCCCGGCGCCGACGGCATGACGCCTCGCTCCTCCTGAGGCCACCCGTCTTCGCCCGTGACCGGCAGCTCGATCCAGCCAAAGTCCTGCTTGAAGCCGGTGCACCAGATCACGTTCGCCACGTCGAGGGCGCGACCATCGTCGAGCAGCGGCAGGCCGTCGCGAACCCCGATTGCCCTCGAGGTCACGCGCTCGACTCCGGCGGCGGCGAGATCGGCGCGCTTGTAGCGCAGCAGGGGGCCGCCGTGCGAGCGGGTCTCGGACCGCATCTTCCGCCCGACGGGCGTCCGTGTCGTTAGGACGCGGCGCGCGAGGAACGAGAGCACACGCCAGACCGCCCTCTCGGGTCGACCCTCGATGTCGAACGGGACCTGTCCGGTATCGCGACCACATAGCACCGTTTGGTGATCGCGCGACGTGTCCATCGCGACATCCGCGCCCGAATGTGCGGCGCCGACGACGAGGACCGGGCCCTCTCGAAGGCTGTCCGGATTCTTGTACTCGCTCGAGTGAAGCTGCCGGATCCCGGGATCGAGTCCGGCGGCAAACGCGGGGGTGTGGGGACGCCCGAACGTTCCCGTCGCCACGACCACATTCTCGGCTTCGAGTTGGCGGTCGGCGCATGCGACGACGTAGCCGTGTTCGTTCTTTGAGATCGCTTCCACCCGGATACCGCTGCGGATCGGCAACTCGAACCGGGTCGCGTACTCCTCGAGGTAGTCCGCGGTCTCGTCCTTCGTCGGGAAGCTCCAGGCGGGCGCCGGGAACGGCATGCCCGGCAGCCCGTCGAGGCAGGCGGGGCTGTAGAGGCGTAAGGAGTCCCAGTGCCTGCGCCAGTTGTCGCCGACGCGCTGGTTCGCGTCCACGATCAGGAAGGGTCGATTCCGGTTGGCCAGATGATGGCCGACCGCGAGCCCGGCCTGCCCGGCGCCGACGACTACCGTCTCGAGACGTTCGGTTGCGGAGGTCATCGCGCGGCCCCGGCCGACTTGAGGTTCCCAATGACCACGGCAATCGTCTCGCGGAGTCCCTCGGTCGGGCTGAACTCGACGATCTCCGCGCCGGCGTAGTGGACCGGGGTGTGCCCGGGAGGTACGTAATACGCATCGCCGGCGACGTATGTCTCCTCGCCGTCCGCGAACCTGAACGCGATCATCCCCTCGAGGACGTAGCCCCAGCGCGGGACCTGGCAGCGGTCGTCCGGCAGGCCCTTGAACAGCCCGGCGATATCAGCGTCGGCGGAATGCGATTCGAAGCAGACCGAGTACCCGCCCTCGAGATGCTCCGTGCGAACGTCGAGGCCCTCCAGCGACACCGCCTCGGACGCTGTTTCTCTGGATACCTTGGGCATGTCTGCCTCCGCTCGTTCGTGGCCGGAAACGGCCTCGGAGCGAGGCTATGCGCGACCGATCAGTTGCGCATCGGGCTAAACACCCAACTTCAGTCGTGGCCGTGGTGGGTGATTCCACCCACCGCCGCGCTCACAGGATCTTGTGCTCGTAGGCGAACGCGGTGGCCGCCGCGCGCGATGAGACGTCGAGCTTGGCGAAGATGTTGCTCACGTGGCGCTCGACGGTCCGCTCGCTCAGGACAAGCCTGGCCCCGATCGACTTGTTCGTCTGACCGGCGGCGACGAGGCGGAGCACCTCCAGCTCTCGAGCGGTCAGTCCGTGCGGCGCGCGGGAGCCGGCACGCCCGGTTCGCGCGTCGATCGAAGCGACGTTCGGCGCGGCGCCGAGGCTCGCG from Capillimicrobium parvum encodes the following:
- a CDS encoding cupin domain-containing protein, encoding MPKVSRETASEAVSLEGLDVRTEHLEGGYSVCFESHSADADIAGLFKGLPDDRCQVPRWGYVLEGMIAFRFADGEETYVAGDAYYVPPGHTPVHYAGAEIVEFSPTEGLRETIAVVIGNLKSAGAAR
- a CDS encoding flavin-containing monooxygenase: MTSATERLETVVVGAGQAGLAVGHHLANRNRPFLIVDANQRVGDNWRRHWDSLRLYSPACLDGLPGMPFPAPAWSFPTKDETADYLEEYATRFELPIRSGIRVEAISKNEHGYVVACADRQLEAENVVVATGTFGRPHTPAFAAGLDPGIRQLHSSEYKNPDSLREGPVLVVGAAHSGADVAMDTSRDHQTVLCGRDTGQVPFDIEGRPERAVWRVLSFLARRVLTTRTPVGRKMRSETRSHGGPLLRYKRADLAAAGVERVTSRAIGVRDGLPLLDDGRALDVANVIWCTGFKQDFGWIELPVTGEDGWPQEERGVMPSAPGLYFTGLAFQYAFSSMLILGAGRDAEHVVKHIIARG